A window of Carassius auratus strain Wakin unplaced genomic scaffold, ASM336829v1 scaf_tig00013368, whole genome shotgun sequence contains these coding sequences:
- the LOC113073969 gene encoding periostin-like isoform X1: MILLFTVTFTILALSSLDQVESSAYDKIVTHSRIRAKKEGPNVCALQQVMGTKKKYFSTCRNWYNKSICGKKATVLYECCPGYMKLEGMRGCPAVAPIDTVFGTLDLVQAKLTKQYSDQSKLTEELTGAGSYTMFAPSDDAWIELDPALRDAMVSSGNTELYNALHYHMVNKRLLTKDLKNDMTLESMHNKQGLYINHYSNGVVTVNCARIIHGNQVATNGVVHVIDRVISVVSQTIKEVIESNDDLASLNTVALRSGLQDQLGEPGHYTLFAPTNEAFDKVGGEVLERLMSDTTVLQALLKYHLLNSVQCSEAIMAGSVYGTLEGSNVEIGCDGESLTVNGIKMVLKKDIVTSNGVIHLISQVLMPDSAKQVTELIGKSQSVFSDLVSQLGLSAAMQPETEYTILAPLNGAFSDGVMSMDQRFLKTILENHIVKLKISLSDLYSGQLLETLGGKLLRVFIYRTAVCIENACMVRGSREGSNGVLHLMRSLIQPPETTIYELLLKDGRFKIFLSLMESAGLTDLLKQEGSFTLFAPEDAAFGTLTEEDITLLKSDINTLRVILLYHFSNGVFINGGLEGGVTNLLKTIQGNNLQVLSVNNSIRVNSVEVPDFDLMASNGVVHVVKTILYPQDLPVGREDILILLRRLIKYMQLKFVSGYTYREIPLTFIKRTITTHVIEKGPKYKVVIEEPSVTKVTRVIKGEPIITEVTQEIEEDPSITKVTRVIEGDPSITKVTRVIEGDPSITKVTRVIEGDPSITKVTRVIEGDPSITKVTRVIEEDPNVTKVTRVIEEDPNITKVRRVIEGDPNVTKVTRLIEEDPSITKVRRVIEKDSNIKITRVTNGDPSITIMKGVVEGDAGVTKVRRVNEGKPSITKVTRLIETHSASSDGDIDTEGDIKRIMGEDVTKVQKFHGGDVHILREEDIKQITDAITQGGGPGITTISKVIKPEVQVVETEPGLTTFTRVIKKGPQIIKEGETTVTREVRPEPQIIEGPDFSKIVSFKDSPDLLETESERITRIIKGGRSKKRAAIRHPQGSRRRVRMVRHHSRRRQ; the protein is encoded by the exons AACGGTCTTATATGAGTGCTGTCCGGGTTATATGAAGTTAGAAGGGATGCGAGGGTGCCCTGCAG TGGCTCCTATTGACACTGTGTTTGGCACCCTGGATCTGGTGCAAGCCAAGCTCACCAAACAATACTCCGATCAATCCAAACTGACGGAAGAACTCACGGGAGCCGGATCTTACACAATGTTTGCACCAAGTGACGATGCCTGGATAGAGTTAGATCCT GCATTGAGAGATGCCATGGTCAGCAGTGGAAACACTGAGCTTTACAATGCACTCCACTATCACATGGTCAACAAACGTCTTCTCACTAAGGACCTGAAGAATGATATGACCCTAGAGTCCATGCATAACAAACAAGGCCTCTATATCAATCACTACTCAAATGGA GTTGTCACTGTGAACTGTGCCAGGATCATTCACGGCAACCAGGTGGCGACTAATGGAGTTGTGCACGTCATTGATCGGGTCATCAGCGTCGTAAGCCAAACGATCAAGGAAGTGATCGAATCCAACGATGATCTGGCTTCACTGAAC ACAGTTGCTTTGAGATCAGGTCTCCAGGATCAACTGGGAGAGCCCGGACATTACACACTTTTTGCTCCAACCAACGAGGCCTTTGACAAAGTTGGCGGAGAAGTCCTTGAGAGACTTATGAGTGACACAACTGTACTTCAAG CCCTTCTAAAGTACCACCTCCTGAACTCGGTGCAGTGCTCTGAGGCCATTATGGCGGGTTCTGTCTATGGGACTCTTGAGGGCAGCAATGTTGAGATCGGATGTGATGGCGAGAGCCTTACAGTCAATGGTATCAAGATGGTGCTGAAGAAAGACATTGTCACCAGCAATGGGGTCATTCATCTGATCAGCCAGGTGCTCATGCCTGACTCGG CCAAGCAGGTGACGGAGCTTATAGGCAAATCTCAGAGCGTCTTCAGTGACCTGGTGTCTCAGCTCGGCCTGTCTGCCGCCATGCAGCCTGAAACTGAGTACACTATTCTTGCCCCACTGAATGGAGCCTTCTCTG ACGGGGTAATGTCCATGGATCAGCGTTTCCTGAAGACGATTCTAGAAAACCACATTGTGAAACTCAAGATCTCTCTGAGTGACCTCTACAGCGGCCAGCTTCTGGAAACCCTGGGAGGAAAACTCCTCCGAGTCTTCATTTATCGCACG gctgTGTGTATTGAGAACGCATGTATGGTCCGAGGCAGCAGAGAGGGCAGTAACGGAGTCCTTCATCTCATGCGATCACTGATCCAGCCTCCCGAGACaaccatctatgagctgctcttaAAAGACGGACGCTTCAA AATCTTCCTGTCTCTGATGGAGAGTGCTGGACTGACAGATCTACTGAAGCAGGAGGGATCGTTCACACTCTTTGCTCCTGAAGATGCTGCCTTTGGCACCCTGACAGAGGAAGACATCACTCTTCTGAAAA GCGACATCAACACCCTCAGGGTGATCCTGCTCTACCACTTTAGCAATGGCGTCTTTATTAATGGAGGCTTGGAGGGTGGCGTGACTAATCTTCTCAAGACCATTCAGGGCAACAACCTTCAAGTGCTGTCT GTTAACAACTCCATCCGTGTAAATTCAGTGGAGGTTCCAGATTTTGATCTTATGGCATCCAACGGAGTGGTTCATGTAGTGAAGACCATATTATATCCTCAAG ATCTGCCAGTTGGCCGTGAAGACATATTGATTCTGCTGAGGAGACtcatcaaatacatgcagctgAAG TTTGTATCTGGATACACCTATCGTGAGATTCCACTTACATTCATCA AGAGGACTATAACCACACATGTCATTGAGAAAG GTCCCAAATACAAGGTGGTGATTGAAGAACCAAGTGTCACCAAGGTTACACGAGTAATCAAAGGAGAACCAATCATCACAGAAGTTACACAAGAGATCGAAGAAGATCCGAGCATCACCAAAGTTACACGAGTGATCGAAGGAGATCCGAGCATCACCAAAGTAACACGAGTGATCGAAGGAGATCCGAGCATCACCAAAGTTACACGAGTGATTGAAGGAGATCCGAGCATCACCAAAGTTACACGAGTGATTGAAGGAGATCCGAGCATCACCAAAGTAACACGAGTGATAGAAGAAGATCCAAATGTCACCAAAGTAACAAGAGTAATTGAAGAAGATCCGAACATCACCAAAGTTAGACGAGTGATTGAAGGAGATCCAAACGTCACCAAAGTTACACGACTGATTGAAGAAGATCCGAGCATCACCAAAGTTAGACGAGTGAttgaaaaagattcaaacatcaaAATTACGCGAGTGACTAACGGAGACCCAAGCATCACCATAATGAAAGGAGTGGTTGAAGGAGATGCAGGCGTCACCAAAGTTAGACGAGTTAATGAAGGAAAGCCGTCGATTACAAAAGTCACAAGGCTCATTGAAA CTCACAGTGCCTCATCTGATGGAGATATTGACACTGAGGGAGATATCAAGAGAATCATGGGTGAAG ATGTAACCAAGGTGCAGAAGTTTCATGGTGGTGATGTACACATCCTCCGGGAGGAAGATATCAAACAAATCACTGATGCGATTACCCAGGGAG GTGGACCAGGGATCACCACCATCAGTAAAGTAATCAAACCAGAGGTCCAGGTTGTTGAAA CTGAACCAGGGCTCACCACGTTTACTAGAGTAATTAAGAAAGGCCCTCAGATCATTAAAG AAGGGGAAACCACTGTTACCAGAGAAGTTCGACCAGAACCACAGATAATTGAAG gACCAGACTTTTCTAAGATTGTATCTTTCAAGGACAGTCCAGACCTCCTTGAAACAGAATCGGAGAGAATCACCAGAATCATCAAGG GGGGTCGTTCTAAAAAACGAGCTGCCATCAGACATCCACAAG gatCAAGGCGGAGAGTGAGAATGGTCAGGCATCACTCCAGACGCAGACAGTGA
- the LOC113073969 gene encoding periostin-like isoform X2 encodes MILLFTVTFTILALSSLDQVESSAYDKIVTHSRIRAKKEGPNVCALQQVMGTKKKYFSTCRNWYNKSICGKKATVLYECCPGYMKLEGMRGCPAVAPIDTVFGTLDLVQAKLTKQYSDQSKLTEELTGAGSYTMFAPSDDAWIELDPALRDAMVSSGNTELYNALHYHMVNKRLLTKDLKNDMTLESMHNKQGLYINHYSNGVVTVNCARIIHGNQVATNGVVHVIDRVISVVSQTIKEVIESNDDLASLNTVALRSGLQDQLGEPGHYTLFAPTNEAFDKVGGEVLERLMSDTTVLQALLKYHLLNSVQCSEAIMAGSVYGTLEGSNVEIGCDGESLTVNGIKMVLKKDIVTSNGVIHLISQVLMPDSAKQVTELIGKSQSVFSDLVSQLGLSAAMQPETEYTILAPLNGAFSDGVMSMDQRFLKTILENHIVKLKISLSDLYSGQLLETLGGKLLRVFIYRTAVCIENACMVRGSREGSNGVLHLMRSLIQPPETTIYELLLKDGRFKIFLSLMESAGLTDLLKQEGSFTLFAPEDAAFGTLTEEDITLLKSDINTLRVILLYHFSNGVFINGGLEGGVTNLLKTIQGNNLQVLSVNNSIRVNSVEVPDFDLMASNGVVHVVKTILYPQDLPVGREDILILLRRLIKYMQLKFVSGYTYREIPLTFIKRTITTHVIEKGPKYKVVIEEPSVTKVTRVIKGEPIITEVTQEIEEDPSITKVTRVIEGDPSITKVTRVIEGDPSITKVTRVIEGDPSITKVTRVIEGDPSITKVTRVIEEDPNVTKVTRVIEEDPNITKVRRVIEGDPNVTKVTRLIEEDPSITKVRRVIEKDSNIKITRVTNGDPSITIMKGVVEGDAGVTKVRRVNEGKPSITKVTRLIETHSASSDGDIDTEGDIKRIMDVTKVQKFHGGDVHILREEDIKQITDAITQGGGPGITTISKVIKPEVQVVETEPGLTTFTRVIKKGPQIIKEGETTVTREVRPEPQIIEGPDFSKIVSFKDSPDLLETESERITRIIKGGRSKKRAAIRHPQGSRRRVRMVRHHSRRRQ; translated from the exons AACGGTCTTATATGAGTGCTGTCCGGGTTATATGAAGTTAGAAGGGATGCGAGGGTGCCCTGCAG TGGCTCCTATTGACACTGTGTTTGGCACCCTGGATCTGGTGCAAGCCAAGCTCACCAAACAATACTCCGATCAATCCAAACTGACGGAAGAACTCACGGGAGCCGGATCTTACACAATGTTTGCACCAAGTGACGATGCCTGGATAGAGTTAGATCCT GCATTGAGAGATGCCATGGTCAGCAGTGGAAACACTGAGCTTTACAATGCACTCCACTATCACATGGTCAACAAACGTCTTCTCACTAAGGACCTGAAGAATGATATGACCCTAGAGTCCATGCATAACAAACAAGGCCTCTATATCAATCACTACTCAAATGGA GTTGTCACTGTGAACTGTGCCAGGATCATTCACGGCAACCAGGTGGCGACTAATGGAGTTGTGCACGTCATTGATCGGGTCATCAGCGTCGTAAGCCAAACGATCAAGGAAGTGATCGAATCCAACGATGATCTGGCTTCACTGAAC ACAGTTGCTTTGAGATCAGGTCTCCAGGATCAACTGGGAGAGCCCGGACATTACACACTTTTTGCTCCAACCAACGAGGCCTTTGACAAAGTTGGCGGAGAAGTCCTTGAGAGACTTATGAGTGACACAACTGTACTTCAAG CCCTTCTAAAGTACCACCTCCTGAACTCGGTGCAGTGCTCTGAGGCCATTATGGCGGGTTCTGTCTATGGGACTCTTGAGGGCAGCAATGTTGAGATCGGATGTGATGGCGAGAGCCTTACAGTCAATGGTATCAAGATGGTGCTGAAGAAAGACATTGTCACCAGCAATGGGGTCATTCATCTGATCAGCCAGGTGCTCATGCCTGACTCGG CCAAGCAGGTGACGGAGCTTATAGGCAAATCTCAGAGCGTCTTCAGTGACCTGGTGTCTCAGCTCGGCCTGTCTGCCGCCATGCAGCCTGAAACTGAGTACACTATTCTTGCCCCACTGAATGGAGCCTTCTCTG ACGGGGTAATGTCCATGGATCAGCGTTTCCTGAAGACGATTCTAGAAAACCACATTGTGAAACTCAAGATCTCTCTGAGTGACCTCTACAGCGGCCAGCTTCTGGAAACCCTGGGAGGAAAACTCCTCCGAGTCTTCATTTATCGCACG gctgTGTGTATTGAGAACGCATGTATGGTCCGAGGCAGCAGAGAGGGCAGTAACGGAGTCCTTCATCTCATGCGATCACTGATCCAGCCTCCCGAGACaaccatctatgagctgctcttaAAAGACGGACGCTTCAA AATCTTCCTGTCTCTGATGGAGAGTGCTGGACTGACAGATCTACTGAAGCAGGAGGGATCGTTCACACTCTTTGCTCCTGAAGATGCTGCCTTTGGCACCCTGACAGAGGAAGACATCACTCTTCTGAAAA GCGACATCAACACCCTCAGGGTGATCCTGCTCTACCACTTTAGCAATGGCGTCTTTATTAATGGAGGCTTGGAGGGTGGCGTGACTAATCTTCTCAAGACCATTCAGGGCAACAACCTTCAAGTGCTGTCT GTTAACAACTCCATCCGTGTAAATTCAGTGGAGGTTCCAGATTTTGATCTTATGGCATCCAACGGAGTGGTTCATGTAGTGAAGACCATATTATATCCTCAAG ATCTGCCAGTTGGCCGTGAAGACATATTGATTCTGCTGAGGAGACtcatcaaatacatgcagctgAAG TTTGTATCTGGATACACCTATCGTGAGATTCCACTTACATTCATCA AGAGGACTATAACCACACATGTCATTGAGAAAG GTCCCAAATACAAGGTGGTGATTGAAGAACCAAGTGTCACCAAGGTTACACGAGTAATCAAAGGAGAACCAATCATCACAGAAGTTACACAAGAGATCGAAGAAGATCCGAGCATCACCAAAGTTACACGAGTGATCGAAGGAGATCCGAGCATCACCAAAGTAACACGAGTGATCGAAGGAGATCCGAGCATCACCAAAGTTACACGAGTGATTGAAGGAGATCCGAGCATCACCAAAGTTACACGAGTGATTGAAGGAGATCCGAGCATCACCAAAGTAACACGAGTGATAGAAGAAGATCCAAATGTCACCAAAGTAACAAGAGTAATTGAAGAAGATCCGAACATCACCAAAGTTAGACGAGTGATTGAAGGAGATCCAAACGTCACCAAAGTTACACGACTGATTGAAGAAGATCCGAGCATCACCAAAGTTAGACGAGTGAttgaaaaagattcaaacatcaaAATTACGCGAGTGACTAACGGAGACCCAAGCATCACCATAATGAAAGGAGTGGTTGAAGGAGATGCAGGCGTCACCAAAGTTAGACGAGTTAATGAAGGAAAGCCGTCGATTACAAAAGTCACAAGGCTCATTGAAA CTCACAGTGCCTCATCTGATGGAGATATTGACACTGAGGGAGATATCAAGAGAATCATGG ATGTAACCAAGGTGCAGAAGTTTCATGGTGGTGATGTACACATCCTCCGGGAGGAAGATATCAAACAAATCACTGATGCGATTACCCAGGGAG GTGGACCAGGGATCACCACCATCAGTAAAGTAATCAAACCAGAGGTCCAGGTTGTTGAAA CTGAACCAGGGCTCACCACGTTTACTAGAGTAATTAAGAAAGGCCCTCAGATCATTAAAG AAGGGGAAACCACTGTTACCAGAGAAGTTCGACCAGAACCACAGATAATTGAAG gACCAGACTTTTCTAAGATTGTATCTTTCAAGGACAGTCCAGACCTCCTTGAAACAGAATCGGAGAGAATCACCAGAATCATCAAGG GGGGTCGTTCTAAAAAACGAGCTGCCATCAGACATCCACAAG gatCAAGGCGGAGAGTGAGAATGGTCAGGCATCACTCCAGACGCAGACAGTGA
- the LOC113073969 gene encoding periostin-like isoform X3 — protein sequence MILLFTVTFTILALSSLDQVESSAYDKIVTHSRIRAKKEGPNVCALQQVMGTKKKYFSTCRNWYNKSICGKKATVLYECCPGYMKLEGMRGCPAVAPIDTVFGTLDLVQAKLTKQYSDQSKLTEELTGAGSYTMFAPSDDAWIELDPALRDAMVSSGNTELYNALHYHMVNKRLLTKDLKNDMTLESMHNKQGLYINHYSNGVVTVNCARIIHGNQVATNGVVHVIDRVISVVSQTIKEVIESNDDLASLNTVALRSGLQDQLGEPGHYTLFAPTNEAFDKVGGEVLERLMSDTTVLQALLKYHLLNSVQCSEAIMAGSVYGTLEGSNVEIGCDGESLTVNGIKMVLKKDIVTSNGVIHLISQVLMPDSAKQVTELIGKSQSVFSDLVSQLGLSAAMQPETEYTILAPLNGAFSDGVMSMDQRFLKTILENHIVKLKISLSDLYSGQLLETLGGKLLRVFIYRTAVCIENACMVRGSREGSNGVLHLMRSLIQPPETTIYELLLKDGRFKIFLSLMESAGLTDLLKQEGSFTLFAPEDAAFGTLTEEDITLLKSDINTLRVILLYHFSNGVFINGGLEGGVTNLLKTIQGNNLQVLSVNNSIRVNSVEVPDFDLMASNGVVHVVKTILYPQDLPVGREDILILLRRLIKYMQLKFVSGYTYREIPLTFIKRTITTHVIEKGPKYKVVIEEPSVTKVTRVIKGEPIITEVTQEIEEDPSITKVTRVIEGDPSITKVTRVIEGDPSITKVTRVIEGDPSITKVTRVIEGDPSITKVTRVIEEDPNVTKVTRVIEEDPNITKVRRVIEGDPNVTKVTRLIEEDPSITKVRRVIEKDSNIKITRVTNGDPSITIMKGVVEGDAGVTKVRRVNEGKPSITKVTRLIETHSASSDGDIDTEGDIKRIMGEDVTKVQKFHGGDVHILREEDIKQITDAITQGGGPGITTISKVIKPEVQVVEKGETTVTREVRPEPQIIEGPDFSKIVSFKDSPDLLETESERITRIIKGGRSKKRAAIRHPQGSRRRVRMVRHHSRRRQ from the exons AACGGTCTTATATGAGTGCTGTCCGGGTTATATGAAGTTAGAAGGGATGCGAGGGTGCCCTGCAG TGGCTCCTATTGACACTGTGTTTGGCACCCTGGATCTGGTGCAAGCCAAGCTCACCAAACAATACTCCGATCAATCCAAACTGACGGAAGAACTCACGGGAGCCGGATCTTACACAATGTTTGCACCAAGTGACGATGCCTGGATAGAGTTAGATCCT GCATTGAGAGATGCCATGGTCAGCAGTGGAAACACTGAGCTTTACAATGCACTCCACTATCACATGGTCAACAAACGTCTTCTCACTAAGGACCTGAAGAATGATATGACCCTAGAGTCCATGCATAACAAACAAGGCCTCTATATCAATCACTACTCAAATGGA GTTGTCACTGTGAACTGTGCCAGGATCATTCACGGCAACCAGGTGGCGACTAATGGAGTTGTGCACGTCATTGATCGGGTCATCAGCGTCGTAAGCCAAACGATCAAGGAAGTGATCGAATCCAACGATGATCTGGCTTCACTGAAC ACAGTTGCTTTGAGATCAGGTCTCCAGGATCAACTGGGAGAGCCCGGACATTACACACTTTTTGCTCCAACCAACGAGGCCTTTGACAAAGTTGGCGGAGAAGTCCTTGAGAGACTTATGAGTGACACAACTGTACTTCAAG CCCTTCTAAAGTACCACCTCCTGAACTCGGTGCAGTGCTCTGAGGCCATTATGGCGGGTTCTGTCTATGGGACTCTTGAGGGCAGCAATGTTGAGATCGGATGTGATGGCGAGAGCCTTACAGTCAATGGTATCAAGATGGTGCTGAAGAAAGACATTGTCACCAGCAATGGGGTCATTCATCTGATCAGCCAGGTGCTCATGCCTGACTCGG CCAAGCAGGTGACGGAGCTTATAGGCAAATCTCAGAGCGTCTTCAGTGACCTGGTGTCTCAGCTCGGCCTGTCTGCCGCCATGCAGCCTGAAACTGAGTACACTATTCTTGCCCCACTGAATGGAGCCTTCTCTG ACGGGGTAATGTCCATGGATCAGCGTTTCCTGAAGACGATTCTAGAAAACCACATTGTGAAACTCAAGATCTCTCTGAGTGACCTCTACAGCGGCCAGCTTCTGGAAACCCTGGGAGGAAAACTCCTCCGAGTCTTCATTTATCGCACG gctgTGTGTATTGAGAACGCATGTATGGTCCGAGGCAGCAGAGAGGGCAGTAACGGAGTCCTTCATCTCATGCGATCACTGATCCAGCCTCCCGAGACaaccatctatgagctgctcttaAAAGACGGACGCTTCAA AATCTTCCTGTCTCTGATGGAGAGTGCTGGACTGACAGATCTACTGAAGCAGGAGGGATCGTTCACACTCTTTGCTCCTGAAGATGCTGCCTTTGGCACCCTGACAGAGGAAGACATCACTCTTCTGAAAA GCGACATCAACACCCTCAGGGTGATCCTGCTCTACCACTTTAGCAATGGCGTCTTTATTAATGGAGGCTTGGAGGGTGGCGTGACTAATCTTCTCAAGACCATTCAGGGCAACAACCTTCAAGTGCTGTCT GTTAACAACTCCATCCGTGTAAATTCAGTGGAGGTTCCAGATTTTGATCTTATGGCATCCAACGGAGTGGTTCATGTAGTGAAGACCATATTATATCCTCAAG ATCTGCCAGTTGGCCGTGAAGACATATTGATTCTGCTGAGGAGACtcatcaaatacatgcagctgAAG TTTGTATCTGGATACACCTATCGTGAGATTCCACTTACATTCATCA AGAGGACTATAACCACACATGTCATTGAGAAAG GTCCCAAATACAAGGTGGTGATTGAAGAACCAAGTGTCACCAAGGTTACACGAGTAATCAAAGGAGAACCAATCATCACAGAAGTTACACAAGAGATCGAAGAAGATCCGAGCATCACCAAAGTTACACGAGTGATCGAAGGAGATCCGAGCATCACCAAAGTAACACGAGTGATCGAAGGAGATCCGAGCATCACCAAAGTTACACGAGTGATTGAAGGAGATCCGAGCATCACCAAAGTTACACGAGTGATTGAAGGAGATCCGAGCATCACCAAAGTAACACGAGTGATAGAAGAAGATCCAAATGTCACCAAAGTAACAAGAGTAATTGAAGAAGATCCGAACATCACCAAAGTTAGACGAGTGATTGAAGGAGATCCAAACGTCACCAAAGTTACACGACTGATTGAAGAAGATCCGAGCATCACCAAAGTTAGACGAGTGAttgaaaaagattcaaacatcaaAATTACGCGAGTGACTAACGGAGACCCAAGCATCACCATAATGAAAGGAGTGGTTGAAGGAGATGCAGGCGTCACCAAAGTTAGACGAGTTAATGAAGGAAAGCCGTCGATTACAAAAGTCACAAGGCTCATTGAAA CTCACAGTGCCTCATCTGATGGAGATATTGACACTGAGGGAGATATCAAGAGAATCATGGGTGAAG ATGTAACCAAGGTGCAGAAGTTTCATGGTGGTGATGTACACATCCTCCGGGAGGAAGATATCAAACAAATCACTGATGCGATTACCCAGGGAG GTGGACCAGGGATCACCACCATCAGTAAAGTAATCAAACCAGAGGTCCAGGTTGTTGAAA AAGGGGAAACCACTGTTACCAGAGAAGTTCGACCAGAACCACAGATAATTGAAG gACCAGACTTTTCTAAGATTGTATCTTTCAAGGACAGTCCAGACCTCCTTGAAACAGAATCGGAGAGAATCACCAGAATCATCAAGG GGGGTCGTTCTAAAAAACGAGCTGCCATCAGACATCCACAAG gatCAAGGCGGAGAGTGAGAATGGTCAGGCATCACTCCAGACGCAGACAGTGA